A single genomic interval of Selenobaculum gibii harbors:
- the cbiE gene encoding precorrin-6y C5,15-methyltransferase (decarboxylating) subunit CbiE gives MEHKIIVVGIGPGSEDYLLPIAKKTIDFAKVLVGSKRSLSSFQNKMALTHAITGEIEAALAFIEENLKSQDVVVMVSGDPGYYSFLAALNKRFSCIEVIPGISSMQLAFARLALPWHDADLISLHGREVDLARLKYSKGRKLGFLTDSKYTSATIASLLLKNDWPQNVQLYACSHLSYENESIVTMTLQEAASTVEYKNCIVVVIA, from the coding sequence GTGGAACATAAAATAATTGTCGTTGGTATAGGCCCAGGATCAGAAGATTATTTATTACCAATTGCAAAAAAAACGATTGATTTTGCAAAGGTTTTAGTTGGCAGTAAGCGGTCGTTAAGCTCATTTCAAAATAAAATGGCGCTAACTCATGCAATTACAGGTGAGATCGAAGCTGCACTTGCTTTTATTGAGGAAAATTTAAAAAGCCAAGATGTCGTAGTGATGGTTTCAGGTGATCCGGGGTATTATAGCTTTCTAGCAGCTTTAAATAAAAGATTTTCCTGTATTGAGGTTATTCCGGGAATAAGCTCTATGCAGCTTGCTTTTGCTAGATTGGCGCTCCCTTGGCATGATGCGGATTTAATTAGTTTACATGGGAGAGAGGTTGATTTAGCTCGGCTTAAGTATTCAAAAGGGCGCAAACTTGGTTTTTTAACTGATTCAAAATATACAAGTGCTACGATTGCTAGCCTTCTTTTAAAAAATGATTGGCCCCAAAATGTGCAGCTTTACGCTTGTTCCCATTTATCTTATGAGAATGAATCTATTGTGACAATGACATTGCAAGAAGCTGCTTCTACCGTCGAATATAAAAATTGTATAGTGGTGGTGATAGCATAA
- the cobM gene encoding precorrin-4 C(11)-methyltransferase, whose protein sequence is MQVYIIGAGPGDPELITVKGQRLLSEADVIIYAGSLVNPALLSFAKQGCKIYNSASMTLGEVIEVIKKSVKNNEMVVRLHTGDPSIYGAIQEQMDALSKCGIEYCVIPGVSSFLATAAALKQEYTLPNVSQTVIITRNEGRTPVPEKEKLKSLAAHEATMCIFLSVHMLDQVVADLIEGGYEANTPIAIVQKASWPEEKIIRATLSTIVEKIKDEDITRTAMIVVSKCLDSNYELSRLYAPDFAHMYRDAK, encoded by the coding sequence ATGCAAGTATATATTATCGGTGCAGGGCCTGGAGATCCTGAACTCATTACAGTAAAAGGACAAAGATTATTAAGTGAAGCAGACGTTATTATTTACGCTGGTTCACTGGTAAATCCAGCACTGCTTTCTTTTGCAAAACAAGGTTGTAAAATTTATAATAGTGCTTCAATGACATTAGGTGAAGTCATCGAAGTGATTAAAAAAAGCGTGAAAAACAATGAGATGGTTGTGCGGCTACACACTGGTGATCCTAGCATTTATGGCGCAATTCAAGAACAAATGGATGCATTAAGCAAATGCGGTATTGAATATTGTGTTATTCCGGGTGTTAGCTCATTTTTAGCAACGGCAGCAGCTTTAAAACAAGAATATACATTGCCAAATGTTTCACAGACGGTGATTATTACTAGAAATGAAGGAAGAACACCTGTCCCTGAAAAAGAAAAATTAAAAAGTTTGGCTGCACATGAAGCGACAATGTGTATCTTTTTAAGTGTACATATGCTTGATCAAGTTGTTGCTGATTTAATTGAAGGCGGTTATGAAGCGAATACACCAATTGCGATTGTGCAAAAGGCGTCTTGGCCAGAGGAGAAAATTATTCGTGCTACTTTAAGTACAATTGTTGAAAAAATTAAAGATGAAGATATTACGCGAACGGCGATGATTGTCGTTAGCAAATGTTTAGATAGCAATTATGAACTATCACGATTATATGCACCTGATTTTGCCCATATGTATAGAGATGCAAAATGA
- a CDS encoding cobalt-precorrin 5A hydrolase, with protein sequence MKLAVISLTSTGVKLAEKISRGKNADMFCKKGTKKEFGVEFDSLKGLVSDIFQAYDGIIFIMATGIVVRIIAPLIVHKKKDPAIVVLDEMGNHSISLLSGHLGGANRLAIEIAKTVQADPVITTATDVHNKVAADMVAVDLNLTIASFTMLKKVNLAIANQASVPFFIDQTMENFALYLKKAQEKQLNLIPIDMSKKTLPDGIKVLITDKKDFSLSDGLILSPRKVVIGIGCRKGVTEEEIFSSLTQACKIADITIEQIRCFASTIVKKDETGLLTVCKRINKPVYFYSNHELKQAIDKYKLECSAFVQSRIGVGNVCEAAAMIASQSKKIVLPKTKLIKTTIAIAWEE encoded by the coding sequence ATGAAATTAGCTGTTATTTCATTGACGAGTACTGGAGTAAAGCTAGCAGAAAAAATTAGCCGGGGAAAAAACGCGGATATGTTCTGTAAAAAAGGCACAAAAAAAGAGTTCGGTGTAGAGTTTGACTCCTTAAAGGGATTAGTAAGTGATATTTTTCAAGCGTATGATGGCATTATCTTCATCATGGCAACGGGAATTGTTGTGAGAATCATAGCGCCCTTAATCGTGCATAAAAAAAAGGATCCAGCGATTGTTGTACTAGATGAAATGGGAAATCATTCCATTAGCTTATTATCCGGACATCTTGGAGGAGCGAATCGTTTGGCAATTGAAATCGCGAAAACAGTTCAGGCAGATCCGGTGATTACAACTGCTACAGATGTGCATAACAAAGTCGCCGCTGATATGGTTGCTGTTGATTTGAATTTAACGATAGCTTCTTTTACTATGCTTAAAAAAGTAAATTTAGCGATAGCTAACCAAGCGTCAGTTCCTTTTTTTATCGATCAAACGATGGAGAATTTTGCATTGTATTTAAAAAAAGCACAAGAAAAGCAGCTTAATTTAATTCCAATTGATATGAGCAAAAAAACTTTACCTGATGGAATAAAAGTGTTGATAACGGATAAGAAAGATTTTTCGTTATCGGATGGATTGATTTTATCTCCACGTAAAGTAGTTATTGGGATTGGTTGCCGAAAAGGAGTAACCGAGGAAGAAATTTTTTCTTCACTTACACAGGCTTGTAAAATAGCAGATATTACGATAGAGCAAATTCGTTGTTTTGCAAGTACTATCGTAAAAAAGGATGAAACTGGATTGTTAACAGTTTGCAAAAGGATAAATAAACCAGTTTATTTTTATTCTAATCATGAATTAAAGCAAGCAATTGATAAATATAAACTTGAATGTTCAGCATTTGTTCAGTCAAGAATAGGAGTTGGAAATGTATGCGAAGCAGCAGCAATGATTGCCAGTCAATCAAAAAAAATAGTATTACCAAAGACGAAACTAATAAAGACAACAATAGCAATCGCTTGGGAAGAATAA
- the cbiD gene encoding cobalt-precorrin-5B (C(1))-methyltransferase CbiD has translation MKKFLKSGFTTGTCVAAATKAALLAHKGSYLNTVNIQALSGEILSIPIEHVEKKSENEIFAAVRKDSGDDPDITNGIIIEVKVLISAQHKDIIIKAGTGVGIVTRPGLAAKVGQPAVNPGPRKMITNVVKEILKEEYGCEITIIIPRGVELAKKTLNPILGIEGGLSIIGTSGIVRPMSEEAFKDSLAPQIDVAKAKGLDTLIFVPGKIGYDACIDNFGLRADAIVQTSNFIGFMLESAAERKIQNILFVGHLGKLIKVAGGIFHTHNRVADARLEILAVYAASLGASTGVVRDILNTTTTEAAIEILEENHIEGIYDLIAQRISYRAMRYVYNEICIGAVITSLDGTILGIDENAKKIGGVLGWNIK, from the coding sequence TTGAAAAAATTTTTAAAATCGGGGTTTACAACAGGAACCTGTGTGGCTGCAGCTACGAAGGCAGCATTGCTAGCCCATAAAGGAAGCTATCTCAACACAGTAAATATTCAAGCGCTTTCGGGTGAAATACTTTCGATTCCGATTGAACATGTGGAAAAAAAGAGCGAAAATGAAATATTTGCTGCTGTTAGAAAGGACTCTGGTGATGATCCGGATATTACAAATGGGATAATCATCGAAGTTAAAGTTCTCATCTCTGCTCAGCATAAAGACATTATCATTAAAGCTGGAACAGGAGTAGGAATCGTAACTAGGCCAGGGTTAGCTGCTAAAGTAGGACAACCAGCGGTGAATCCCGGACCAAGAAAAATGATTACCAATGTAGTAAAAGAAATATTAAAAGAAGAGTATGGCTGTGAAATTACGATTATCATTCCTCGTGGAGTTGAGTTAGCGAAAAAAACATTAAATCCAATTTTAGGTATTGAGGGAGGATTGTCCATTATTGGCACCTCTGGAATAGTAAGACCTATGTCAGAGGAAGCTTTTAAAGATTCATTGGCACCTCAAATTGATGTTGCTAAAGCAAAAGGGCTAGATACTTTAATTTTTGTTCCTGGGAAAATAGGATATGATGCTTGTATTGACAATTTTGGGTTAAGGGCAGATGCAATAGTACAGACTAGTAATTTTATTGGCTTTATGCTGGAAAGTGCAGCTGAAAGAAAGATTCAAAATATTTTATTTGTTGGTCATTTAGGAAAATTAATTAAAGTTGCCGGTGGGATTTTTCATACACATAATAGAGTTGCAGATGCTCGTCTTGAAATTTTAGCGGTGTATGCAGCTTCTTTAGGAGCATCTACAGGAGTAGTTAGAGATATTTTAAATACGACTACGACAGAAGCTGCAATTGAAATTTTAGAAGAAAATCATATTGAAGGAATTTATGATCTGATTGCACAAAGAATTAGTTATCGAGCAATGCGCTACGTTTATAATGAAATTTGTATTGGCGCTGTTATCACCAGTTTAGATGGTACAATTTTAGGAATAGATGAAAATGCAAAAAAAATCGGAGGAGTTTTAGGGTGGAACATAAAATAA
- a CDS encoding lysylphosphatidylglycerol synthase transmembrane domain-containing protein — translation MNKIYKRFLFLILLLGIISCGVIYFTVDINTLSHLTEFQPWSIIVTIFLVIIGLILDGTRLMHLVRASNEHITLQQAVQVIFGNYFLALLTPGATGGAVAQLIFLRNAGIPTGKATVFVIVRTLVSILFLLLCLPIIFYFDNSLLPWISTNVLIGISIFIVLGTFFIIWALKNKFTDYLVIKFSKRLKYAKRRMLYAFYRDIKGAIVLLSSAPLSMLRVFVESGLSLLALYSVVPILFLGMGVDVNWAIVMGRMIFLNILLYFAPTPGGSGIAEGGFVLLFNEFLPSGTVGIIAVAWRMIAEYLPFSIGFYYTIKVFGREFLTKQLK, via the coding sequence ATGAATAAAATTTATAAGAGATTTTTATTTCTTATCTTACTTTTAGGCATTATTTCTTGTGGAGTTATTTACTTTACAGTAGATATAAATACGTTAAGTCATTTAACAGAATTTCAACCTTGGTCAATTATTGTAACCATTTTTTTGGTTATCATTGGATTGATTTTAGATGGAACTCGATTAATGCACTTAGTCCGTGCTTCTAATGAACATATTACGTTACAGCAAGCTGTTCAGGTAATATTCGGGAATTATTTTTTAGCTTTATTAACTCCTGGAGCAACAGGTGGAGCAGTTGCACAATTAATTTTTTTACGCAATGCAGGAATTCCAACAGGAAAAGCTACAGTCTTTGTTATTGTACGTACGCTCGTATCTATTTTATTTTTATTATTATGTTTACCTATCATTTTTTATTTTGATAACAGTTTGTTACCCTGGATTTCTACGAATGTATTAATTGGAATATCTATATTTATTGTTTTAGGGACTTTTTTCATCATTTGGGCGCTAAAAAATAAATTTACAGATTATCTGGTAATTAAATTTTCAAAACGCTTAAAATACGCAAAAAGGCGTATGTTATACGCTTTTTATAGAGATATTAAAGGAGCTATCGTTTTACTATCAAGTGCCCCATTAAGTATGCTTAGGGTTTTTGTTGAATCGGGCTTAAGTTTGTTAGCTTTATATAGCGTTGTTCCTATTTTGTTTTTAGGCATGGGAGTCGATGTAAATTGGGCAATCGTTATGGGAAGAATGATTTTTCTCAATATTCTTCTTTATTTTGCACCAACTCCTGGGGGATCTGGCATTGCAGAAGGCGGATTTGTTTTATTATTTAATGAATTTTTACCATCAGGAACTGTAGGGATTATTGCTGTTGCCTGGAGAATGATTGCAGAATATTTGCCATTTTCTATTGGATTTTATTATACAATTAAAGTTTTTGGACGAGAATTTTTAACAAAACAGTTAAAATAA
- a CDS encoding ChbG/HpnK family deacetylase, producing MKKLIINADDYGLHEFINQGIMEGAMHGCISSTSIMPVAAAFEHAVNLLNTNENSVGVGVHLTLVAASPILEPKKISTLVDAEGNFASAYPAFIKKYICGTVRLAEIYQEFYAQIAKVKSTGIPITHLDSHQHLHVLPGMIDVVIALAKEFKIKAIRIPAEDYLFFHEFSFGRYIGKCGLSFLAQIARKKLKKANIVSPDYFWGMMAGGNMNEATLAQIISQLPNGVNEIMVHPGYNTGELRKLFDWQYHWDQELSALTDKNLLNSLRHNKIELVSFGALANE from the coding sequence ATGAAAAAGTTAATAATTAATGCAGATGATTATGGATTACACGAATTTATTAACCAAGGAATAATGGAAGGGGCTATGCATGGATGTATTAGTAGTACATCGATTATGCCGGTTGCCGCTGCATTTGAACATGCAGTAAATCTTCTTAATACAAATGAAAATAGCGTAGGTGTAGGAGTACATTTAACATTAGTTGCAGCAAGCCCTATCCTTGAGCCCAAAAAAATTTCTACTTTAGTTGATGCTGAGGGGAATTTTGCTTCGGCTTATCCTGCTTTTATAAAAAAATATATTTGTGGAACAGTTAGATTAGCGGAAATTTATCAGGAATTTTATGCACAAATTGCTAAAGTAAAATCTACAGGTATACCTATTACGCATTTAGATAGTCATCAACATTTACATGTTCTTCCTGGGATGATCGATGTTGTTATTGCGCTTGCAAAAGAGTTTAAAATAAAAGCAATTAGAATTCCCGCTGAAGATTATCTTTTTTTTCATGAGTTTTCATTTGGTAGATATATCGGAAAATGTGGCTTGAGTTTTCTTGCGCAAATCGCTAGAAAAAAACTAAAAAAAGCAAATATTGTTTCACCTGATTATTTTTGGGGAATGATGGCTGGAGGAAATATGAATGAGGCTACATTGGCCCAAATTATTTCCCAATTACCCAATGGAGTAAATGAAATCATGGTTCATCCAGGGTATAATACTGGTGAATTGCGAAAACTATTTGATTGGCAATATCATTGGGATCAAGAATTATCCGCATTAACTGATAAAAATTTATTAAACTCATTACGACATAATAAAATTGAATTGGTTTCGTTTGGAGCGTTGGCGAATGAATAA
- the cbiT gene encoding precorrin-6Y C5,15-methyltransferase (decarboxylating) subunit CbiT produces the protein MYYLGIPDHEFIRGKTPMTKEEIRILTIAKAQINPDSIIWDVGAGTGSLSIEAALSALNGHVYAIERNHEGIDLIQQNAAKFKAKNLTAILGEAPSALLDLPSCDVAFIGGSGGKLSEILTFIDDKLKVGGRLIINAITIETMYEALQFLKEMENYSYHAFSAQITRFDAIGRYHMGKAQNPITIISCTKLKNRR, from the coding sequence ATGTATTATCTAGGAATTCCCGATCATGAATTTATTCGTGGGAAAACACCAATGACAAAAGAGGAAATTCGTATTCTAACAATTGCTAAGGCCCAAATTAATCCTGATAGTATTATTTGGGATGTTGGAGCTGGGACTGGTTCTTTATCTATTGAAGCTGCCCTTTCAGCACTAAACGGTCATGTATATGCGATTGAGCGCAATCACGAGGGAATTGATTTAATTCAGCAAAATGCGGCTAAGTTTAAGGCGAAGAACCTTACTGCGATTTTAGGTGAAGCGCCTTCAGCCCTTTTAGATTTGCCAAGTTGTGATGTAGCTTTTATCGGCGGTAGTGGCGGAAAATTGTCAGAAATATTAACATTTATTGATGATAAACTAAAAGTTGGCGGACGTCTAATTATCAATGCAATTACAATTGAAACAATGTATGAAGCGTTACAATTTTTAAAAGAAATGGAAAATTATTCATATCACGCCTTTTCTGCACAAATTACACGATTTGATGCAATCGGTAGATATCATATGGGAAAAGCACAAAATCCAATTACGATTATTTCTTGTACAAAATTAAAAAATAGGAGGTAA
- the folE2 gene encoding GTP cyclohydrolase FolE2, with protein MKDVQNIFDSRGISIQKVGVNDVHLPFLIKGKNNTSQSVLAKIKFTVDLSKEYKGTHMSRFIEILSEWNQKSIYSNDIESLLDDALEKLSANTVYLQMDFKYFIEKVAPISLKKSVLDLDCSFIAQKAIDENVDFILGVNVPFTSLCPCSKEISKYGAHNQRGLMKVKVKYNASKDLIWIEDLVTALEGQACSPIYPLLKREDEKFVTETAYENPKFVEDVLRDLVITLRTFECINWFDIECENYESIHNHNAYANYTELVK; from the coding sequence TTGAAAGATGTCCAAAATATTTTTGATTCTAGAGGAATCTCTATACAAAAAGTAGGAGTTAATGATGTTCATTTACCTTTTCTTATCAAAGGTAAAAATAATACAAGCCAAAGCGTTTTAGCTAAAATAAAATTTACTGTTGATTTATCTAAAGAATATAAAGGAACTCATATGAGTCGATTTATTGAAATTTTAAGTGAATGGAATCAAAAATCTATATATAGTAATGATATAGAATCCTTATTAGATGATGCATTAGAAAAGCTATCGGCCAATACTGTATATTTACAGATGGATTTCAAATATTTTATTGAAAAAGTTGCTCCGATTAGTCTGAAAAAATCTGTTTTAGATTTAGATTGTTCATTTATTGCGCAAAAAGCGATTGATGAAAATGTAGATTTTATCTTAGGGGTAAATGTTCCTTTTACTTCCCTTTGTCCATGTAGTAAAGAGATATCAAAATATGGTGCTCATAATCAACGTGGCTTAATGAAAGTTAAAGTAAAATATAATGCTTCAAAGGATTTAATATGGATTGAAGATTTAGTAACTGCACTAGAGGGGCAAGCCTGTTCTCCAATTTATCCCTTATTAAAACGTGAAGATGAAAAGTTCGTAACAGAAACTGCTTATGAAAATCCTAAATTTGTCGAAGATGTACTTCGAGATCTGGTTATCACGCTAAGAACTTTTGAATGCATAAATTGGTTTGATATTGAATGTGAAAATTATGAATCCATTCATAATCATAATGCATATGCAAATTATACAGAACTTGTTAAATAA
- the rpe gene encoding ribulose-phosphate 3-epimerase, translating to MIKISPSILSADFSKLGEEIKNIDQAGAEMVHIDVMDGHFVPNLTIGAPVIAALRKITTKIFDVHLMVENPQDYVVSFAKAGTDIFTFHIETAPHVHRIIQNIKENNMKVGIALNPGTPLTTINEILDDIDMVLLMTVNPGFGGQKFIPSVLKKIKELKEMIRARNLNIDIQVDGGINKVTAPQVVAAGANILVAGSAIYGSDNIAKSIEDLRK from the coding sequence ATGATAAAAATATCACCTTCTATTTTATCTGCTGATTTTTCAAAATTAGGAGAGGAAATAAAGAACATTGATCAAGCTGGGGCAGAAATGGTACATATAGATGTCATGGATGGACACTTTGTCCCAAATTTAACAATAGGAGCTCCTGTTATTGCTGCATTGCGTAAAATAACGACTAAGATTTTTGATGTGCACTTAATGGTAGAAAATCCTCAGGATTATGTAGTTTCATTTGCTAAAGCAGGCACAGATATTTTTACTTTCCATATCGAAACAGCACCACATGTACATCGAATAATTCAAAATATTAAAGAAAATAATATGAAAGTGGGAATTGCACTGAATCCTGGTACACCATTAACTACAATAAATGAAATTTTAGATGATATTGATATGGTTTTATTAATGACGGTTAATCCCGGATTTGGTGGACAAAAGTTTATTCCTTCGGTTCTAAAGAAAATAAAAGAATTGAAAGAAATGATTAGAGCAAGAAATCTCAATATCGATATTCAAGTTGATGGCGGGATAAACAAAGTAACTGCTCCGCAAGTAGTTGCTGCTGGAGCAAACATCTTAGTAGCAGGTTCGGCTATTTATGGGTCCGATAACATTGCTAAAAGTATAGAGGATTTACGAAAATAA
- the queC gene encoding 7-cyano-7-deazaguanine synthase QueC, producing MKAVILLSGGLDSTVCMSVANNKGYELYPISFNYHQRHKIELESAKKVANFYNVKHHLIIDTNMDAIGGSALTDKNIDVPCGNIERKDIPVTYVPARNLIFLSYALGYAEAIGADTIFIGVNSLDYSGYPDCRPEFIQLFQNLADYSTKASIQDKKHIKIETPLLRLTKKEIVLLGTKLMAPLQYTHSCYNGKEKACGICDSCKLRLRGFEEAGVNDPIEYINR from the coding sequence ATGAAAGCAGTTATATTACTTTCTGGGGGATTAGATTCGACAGTATGTATGTCTGTTGCAAATAATAAAGGGTATGAATTATATCCGATTAGTTTTAACTATCATCAACGGCACAAGATTGAATTAGAAAGTGCAAAAAAAGTTGCAAATTTTTATAATGTCAAACATCATTTAATTATAGATACGAATATGGATGCGATTGGCGGCAGTGCCTTAACTGATAAAAATATTGATGTTCCGTGCGGTAACATTGAACGAAAAGATATTCCTGTTACTTATGTTCCAGCAAGAAACCTGATTTTCTTAAGTTATGCATTAGGGTATGCAGAAGCAATAGGAGCAGATACAATTTTCATAGGCGTAAATTCATTGGATTATTCAGGTTATCCTGATTGCAGACCGGAATTTATTCAATTGTTTCAGAATTTAGCTGATTATTCTACTAAAGCTAGTATACAAGATAAAAAACATATAAAAATTGAAACGCCTTTATTGCGTTTGACGAAAAAAGAGATTGTATTATTAGGAACAAAATTAATGGCGCCTTTGCAATATACACATAGTTGTTATAATGGAAAAGAAAAAGCTTGTGGCATCTGTGACAGTTGTAAGTTAAGATTGCGTGGATTTGAGGAAGCTGGGGTCAATGACCCTATTGAATATATAAATAGATAG
- a CDS encoding ArnT family glycosyltransferase, with amino-acid sequence MSTNKNISIGIMIIIAAITIFSNLSGFPLLDPDEPVYAETPKEMILSNDFLSPKIYGEYWYDKPPMYYWLVAMSYQVFGINDFAARFPSAFLSLLSIIAIYFYGKKLFNHKVGIYSALILVTSIEFFYLGKAAVTDITLNFCLMVSLFAFLSRQYYTFYIFAGLAVLTKGPIGLFFPGVIVFLYLVCLKKFHLLSEMKILSGSIIFCLVALPWYIYMYSLHGSAFIDSFLGFHNITRFTSPEHPSGLLWYYYLPVLLVGFFPWITLLFQSIYKSFSDSYGKFDHLLFLNLWAVIILLFFSISKTKLVSYILPMFPALAMLVGWYLDKLTGRNYFGSKRSWGWIGCLLFLSATFVYGCTIGIKEMPQAEIGFISLASTIILMCLVTIFFLLKRNIEIAFKSQVVGMMIFSAVLVNLLFPKIAPDFTSQHVSNVFLEQYDGTSDVYISKFLRPGISFYSGIYGNELVFSPKSIPDLEKVFTNKKTYFILRDIDYDRLPQSTINQLTIINQIDNKLILVETRFIK; translated from the coding sequence ATGTCAACAAATAAAAATATTTCAATTGGAATCATGATAATAATTGCTGCTATTACTATATTTTCTAATTTATCTGGATTTCCTTTATTAGATCCTGATGAACCGGTCTATGCAGAAACTCCTAAAGAAATGATTTTATCGAATGATTTTTTATCTCCAAAGATTTACGGTGAATATTGGTATGATAAGCCACCGATGTATTATTGGCTTGTTGCGATGAGTTATCAAGTATTTGGTATAAATGATTTTGCGGCAAGATTCCCATCAGCATTTTTATCTTTGCTTAGTATTATTGCAATATACTTTTATGGTAAAAAATTATTTAATCATAAAGTGGGAATCTATAGTGCTTTAATTTTAGTAACAAGTATTGAATTTTTTTATTTAGGTAAAGCTGCTGTTACAGATATTACATTAAATTTTTGTTTAATGGTTTCGCTCTTTGCATTTTTAAGTAGACAATATTATACATTTTATATTTTTGCAGGCTTAGCAGTTTTAACTAAAGGGCCCATAGGCTTATTTTTTCCTGGTGTAATTGTATTTTTGTACTTAGTATGCTTAAAAAAATTTCATCTTTTATCTGAAATGAAAATTTTATCTGGAAGCATTATTTTTTGCTTGGTTGCGTTGCCATGGTATATTTATATGTATAGTTTGCATGGAAGTGCATTTATCGATAGTTTTCTTGGTTTTCATAACATAACGAGATTTACATCGCCAGAGCATCCTAGTGGACTATTATGGTATTATTATCTTCCAGTATTATTAGTTGGGTTTTTCCCTTGGATAACTTTGCTTTTTCAATCTATCTATAAATCTTTTTCCGATTCTTATGGAAAATTTGATCATTTATTATTTCTAAATCTATGGGCAGTAATCATTTTATTGTTTTTTTCTATATCAAAAACAAAACTTGTATCGTATATACTGCCAATGTTTCCAGCATTAGCAATGTTGGTGGGATGGTATCTTGATAAGTTAACCGGTAGAAATTATTTTGGTTCCAAAAGGTCTTGGGGCTGGATTGGATGCTTACTATTTTTATCGGCAACTTTTGTTTATGGCTGTACAATTGGGATAAAAGAAATGCCACAAGCGGAAATTGGGTTTATCAGTTTAGCTTCTACCATTATCCTGATGTGTTTAGTAACGATTTTCTTTCTTTTAAAACGAAATATTGAGATAGCTTTTAAAAGTCAGGTAGTAGGAATGATGATTTTTTCTGCTGTGTTAGTAAATTTATTATTTCCGAAAATTGCACCTGATTTTACGAGTCAGCATGTAAGTAACGTTTTTTTAGAGCAATATGATGGAACTAGCGATGTTTATATTTCTAAATTTCTTCGCCCAGGAATTTCTTTCTATAGTGGAATTTACGGCAATGAGCTAGTTTTTTCTCCTAAATCTATTCCTGATTTAGAAAAAGTTTTTACGAATAAGAAAACCTATTTTATTCTAAGAGATATCGATTATGATAGATTGCCACAGTCTACGATAAATCAACTTACAATAATTAACCAAATCGATAATAAACTCATACTAGTAGAGACTAGATTTATAAAGTAA